A single window of Lutzomyia longipalpis isolate SR_M1_2022 chromosome 1, ASM2433408v1 DNA harbors:
- the LOC129796913 gene encoding uncharacterized protein LOC129796913 gives MKKIITKATNITPAFRPIERVGQFFTKLKDPIPPDKRSNVVYRIPCGACEGVYVGTTGRMLRTRVREHYRDCKVPIRREKAAASALCEHSHDTGHVFKFEEAQILDTHQHYSKRLMLEALHIKCNIEKAFIDATLLPELCIDAPEDWEVIPRYRPLKKAPSGAESSGKILCFFG, from the exons ATGAAGAAGATTATCACGAAGGCCACAAACATCACTCCTGCTTTCAGACCGATTGAGAGAGTTGGACAATTCTTCACCAAACTGAAAGACCCGATTCCTCCTGACAAGAGGTCTAATGTAGTCTATAGAATCCCATGTGGAGCGTGTGAGGGAGTCTACGTGGGTACTACTGGAAGAATGCTCCGTACGAGGGTGAGGGAGCACTACAGGGATTGTAAAGTCCCCATTAGGCGTGAGAAGGCAGCGGCATCAGCCCTTTGTGAGCATTCACATGACACGGGGCATGTGTTTAAGTTTGAGGAAGCCCAGATTTTGGACACACATCAGCACTACAGCAAGCGTCTTATGTTGGAGGCCCTGCACATAAAATGCAACATTGAAAAGGCG tttattgATGCCACGTTGCTACCAGAGTTATGTATTGACGCACCCGAAGATTGGGAAGTAATTCCCCGCTATCGA ccactgaagaaggctccgagcggggccgaaagctctgggaagATTCTGTGTTTCTTTGGGTAA